The following coding sequences lie in one Candidatus Nitrospira allomarina genomic window:
- the tmk gene encoding dTMP kinase: MKPRNYATGKQGLSSGLFITFEGTEGSGKTTQCHRLARALRAQGYQVLETREPGGTPLSEAIRRLLLSHSHTKSNKEIITPECETALIFAARSQHVAHVIRPALLKGMIVLCDRFFDSTLAYQGYGRHRDITFLKHFHQFATEGLTPHLTFLLDLPTQEGLTRRQQARHQNRLDQESLDFHQRVRRGFIALAKQHPQRIQKLDARQSPEILNTLITSMMARLIQSLPSTCLAHVTPQPRRIIKRVQKKGTPQHGVSRSRRASTPN, from the coding sequence ATGAAACCGAGAAACTACGCAACGGGAAAACAGGGCCTGTCTTCAGGGTTATTTATCACCTTCGAAGGCACAGAAGGCTCTGGAAAGACCACACAATGCCACCGATTGGCACGAGCACTACGAGCTCAGGGCTATCAGGTATTAGAAACCCGTGAGCCTGGAGGAACTCCATTGTCTGAGGCCATTCGTCGCCTTCTGCTTTCCCACTCACACACGAAATCCAATAAGGAAATCATTACTCCAGAATGCGAAACAGCTCTAATTTTTGCTGCCCGGTCCCAACATGTGGCTCATGTGATTCGGCCAGCCCTGCTAAAAGGCATGATTGTGCTGTGTGACCGGTTTTTTGACTCAACTCTGGCCTACCAGGGATACGGACGACACCGTGATATCACCTTTCTCAAGCATTTCCATCAATTCGCCACGGAAGGACTGACTCCACACCTCACGTTTTTACTCGATCTCCCGACCCAGGAAGGGTTAACGAGGCGACAACAGGCCCGACACCAAAATCGGCTTGACCAGGAATCCTTGGATTTCCATCAACGAGTACGTCGAGGCTTCATCGCCCTCGCTAAACAGCACCCCCAACGCATTCAAAAATTGGATGCCAGGCAATCCCCCGAGATCCTGAACACTCTCATTACATCCATGATGGCACGCCTCATTCAGTCATTGCCATCGACATGCCTGGCTCACGTCACTCCTCAACCCAGACGCATCATCAAGCGAGTCCAGAAGAAAGGGACCCCTCAGCATGGCGTTTCGAGATCTCGTCGGGCATCAACGCCCAATTAA
- the holB gene encoding DNA polymerase III subunit delta', protein MAFRDLVGHQRPIKWLQTAVSTNHLGHAYLFHGEPTIGKRLTAIALAQYLHCEVPEIAPTPDACGHCRSCYQIAQATHPDFLLVQPEDMQKQNPKITIDQIRDIEHLVIYRPLLGSHKICLIDQADSMTTEAANALLKTLEDPPDHCLFLLITSRPEHLLATIRSRCITLRFSPLPSASIYEFLKERTDREDQDNRLIAAFAEGRLGSALACDPAELKVKIRQYWALLFGEHTASASRVMDMSEGLVKSNQVQEAIHWFWAGLRDLLLLTLDHSLSPTLYQDQESSLRELSLQITPSSLLDLIHELNQLERGQQRNLNVQIGLEQFFFHLHDQLEFSHSPGLA, encoded by the coding sequence ATGGCGTTTCGAGATCTCGTCGGGCATCAACGCCCAATTAAATGGCTCCAAACAGCGGTCTCCACCAATCATCTGGGTCATGCCTACCTTTTTCACGGAGAACCGACCATTGGGAAACGACTCACCGCTATCGCGCTTGCACAATATCTCCATTGCGAAGTCCCGGAAATCGCACCAACACCAGATGCCTGCGGCCACTGCCGATCATGTTATCAAATCGCCCAAGCCACCCATCCCGACTTTTTGTTGGTTCAACCTGAAGATATGCAAAAGCAGAATCCTAAAATTACCATTGATCAAATTCGGGACATCGAACATCTGGTCATTTATCGTCCTCTCCTGGGGTCACATAAGATTTGCCTCATTGATCAGGCCGACTCAATGACTACGGAAGCAGCCAACGCCTTGCTCAAGACATTGGAGGATCCGCCAGATCATTGCCTCTTCCTCCTGATCACCAGCCGCCCGGAGCACCTTTTGGCAACGATTCGGTCTCGATGCATTACGTTGCGATTTTCCCCGCTGCCCTCTGCCAGCATTTATGAATTCCTGAAGGAACGGACGGACAGGGAAGACCAGGATAACCGGTTAATCGCAGCATTTGCCGAAGGCCGGTTGGGTTCAGCTTTGGCCTGTGATCCCGCAGAGTTAAAGGTGAAAATCCGTCAGTACTGGGCGTTGTTATTTGGGGAACATACTGCGTCGGCTTCACGGGTGATGGATATGAGTGAAGGGCTGGTCAAATCGAACCAAGTACAGGAAGCGATTCATTGGTTTTGGGCAGGCCTCAGGGACTTGCTGTTGCTGACCCTGGATCATTCCTTGTCTCCCACTTTGTACCAGGATCAAGAATCCTCGCTTCGCGAGTTGTCGCTACAGATCACCCCTTCTTCACTTCTGGACTTAATTCATGAACTCAACCAACTCGAGCGAGGGCAACAACGAAACCTTAATGTGCAAATCGGATTGGAACAATTTTTCTTTCATCTGCACGACCAATTGGAATTCTCGCATTCACCAGGGCTCGCTTAA
- the metG gene encoding methionine--tRNA ligase, whose translation MSNTFYVTTPIYYVNDVPHIGHAYTTIAADVLARFNRLRGHEVFFLTGLDEHGQKVQQSAAKAGIDPQAHCDLLTPKFKNLWSQLHISNNGFIRTTDLQHQAIVQRYLQVLYDKDLIYQAEYTGWYCTFDERFWTEKDVENGLCPDCRRPVEQVSERNYFYRMSRFQNRLKEHIQTNPDFIQPDTRRNEVLGFLQKPLEDLSISRPKSRLSWGIELPFDRECVAYVWFDALVNYLSALEYVAATPSTSKFWPASLHLVGKDILTTHAVYWSTMLMGLELPLPQSIFAHGWWTVNGEKMSKSRGNVVDPYAVVKEFGADAFRYFLLREVPFGQDGDFSITAFGSRYNAELANDLGNLLSRTLTMLANFSNNSVPQPNAKHETDQDRQLQHAASSLFPSIDRHLGHLEFNRALETTWGLVQLANQYIDKTAPWMLAKDPDHTPRLHTVLFHLTEVLRFLTVAVYPFMPQIAETMNTRLGLSMDFSTPVLQEFPRWGAYLYTGQTSKGASLFPRKDSRPSDSQKSPEQKMPIHPNRTHMETPQPVSSTQPQSPPADVIQIGIADFQKVQLKVAKVLTAERVPKSEKLLKLQVDIGTEQRQIVAGIGKKYAPEEMVGRTIVVVANLKPAKLMGIESQGMVLAAGDQEVLELLNMPQEIPAGTRIK comes from the coding sequence ATGTCCAACACGTTTTATGTCACCACTCCCATCTATTATGTCAACGATGTGCCTCATATTGGCCACGCCTACACCACCATCGCGGCTGATGTTCTAGCCCGGTTTAATCGGCTAAGAGGCCATGAGGTTTTTTTCCTCACCGGATTAGACGAACATGGGCAAAAAGTCCAACAGTCTGCGGCCAAAGCCGGGATCGACCCCCAGGCACACTGTGACCTCCTCACGCCGAAGTTCAAGAATCTCTGGTCGCAATTGCATATTTCTAACAATGGGTTTATTCGCACCACCGATCTTCAACATCAGGCAATCGTCCAACGCTACCTTCAAGTCCTTTATGACAAAGACTTGATTTACCAGGCCGAATACACCGGCTGGTATTGCACCTTTGACGAGCGATTTTGGACAGAAAAGGATGTGGAGAATGGCCTGTGCCCGGATTGCCGGCGCCCAGTAGAGCAGGTCAGTGAACGAAATTATTTTTATCGCATGAGTCGCTTTCAGAACCGGTTGAAGGAGCATATCCAGACAAATCCCGACTTCATTCAGCCGGACACCCGTCGCAATGAGGTCCTAGGGTTTCTGCAAAAGCCCCTTGAGGATCTGTCAATTTCCCGACCCAAGTCACGGTTATCGTGGGGCATCGAATTACCATTTGATCGGGAGTGCGTGGCCTATGTATGGTTCGACGCTTTAGTGAATTACCTGTCAGCCCTGGAGTACGTCGCTGCAACTCCCAGCACCTCAAAATTCTGGCCCGCGTCGCTCCATCTGGTCGGAAAGGATATCCTGACCACCCATGCCGTGTACTGGTCGACCATGTTAATGGGCTTGGAACTGCCGCTCCCCCAATCCATCTTTGCGCATGGCTGGTGGACGGTGAATGGGGAAAAGATGTCAAAAAGTCGAGGAAATGTTGTCGATCCCTATGCCGTGGTCAAAGAATTCGGCGCTGATGCCTTTCGCTATTTTCTGTTGAGGGAAGTCCCATTCGGCCAGGATGGAGATTTCTCCATCACGGCATTCGGTAGCCGGTATAACGCTGAATTAGCAAACGATCTTGGCAATCTGCTGTCCCGAACTCTTACGATGCTGGCCAATTTTTCCAACAATAGCGTTCCCCAACCCAACGCCAAACACGAAACCGATCAGGATCGTCAACTCCAGCATGCGGCTTCATCCCTTTTCCCCTCCATTGATAGGCACCTTGGCCACTTAGAATTTAATCGCGCACTGGAAACTACGTGGGGTTTGGTCCAGTTAGCTAATCAATATATTGATAAGACCGCTCCGTGGATGTTGGCCAAAGATCCTGATCATACCCCTCGCCTGCACACGGTCCTATTTCATCTCACGGAGGTCTTGCGGTTCCTCACGGTGGCCGTATACCCGTTTATGCCACAGATCGCCGAAACGATGAATACCCGACTGGGATTATCGATGGATTTTTCCACGCCCGTGTTGCAAGAATTCCCTCGGTGGGGAGCATACCTTTATACGGGGCAAACCAGTAAAGGCGCTTCGCTATTTCCCAGAAAAGATTCCCGTCCATCGGACTCCCAGAAGAGTCCCGAACAGAAAATGCCTATTCACCCAAACAGGACACACATGGAAACACCTCAGCCAGTTTCATCCACCCAACCGCAATCCCCACCCGCCGACGTGATACAAATCGGCATTGCCGATTTCCAAAAAGTTCAATTGAAGGTGGCCAAAGTCCTAACGGCAGAACGTGTTCCAAAGTCTGAAAAATTGCTCAAGCTCCAGGTGGATATCGGAACAGAACAGCGTCAGATCGTGGCTGGAATTGGGAAAAAGTATGCCCCAGAAGAAATGGTGGGCCGAACCATTGTTGTCGTGGCAAATCTCAAGCCGGCAAAACTGATGGGGATTGAATCCCAAGGCATGGTATTAGCTGCGGGAGATCAAGAGGTCCTTGAACTTCTTAACATGCCGCAGGAGATCCCTGCCGGGACAAGAATAAAATGA